In Devosia beringensis, a single window of DNA contains:
- a CDS encoding ABC transporter permease: MGLPIVWLGWSALGSIASGSNGLAATMLPTALRETALLMGSVGVLTGCVGLIAAWLVTHYEFPLRRLFDWALVLPLAVPTYLAAYCYVEVLGFTGPLQTALRAVNGATTLREYWFPDIRSQWGAALVLSSVLYPYVYVACRAFFLMQSASLNIAARTLGAGGMRTFFTVTLPLSRPALVVGVTLAMMEVVNDLGAVQYFGINAITAIIYSTWINRSDFGGAAQLAVTVVLVIGLLIAAEQRARRDRVYLARRDSRVPPAREPLAGMRRWSAFAFCLMLLALGFGIPVGQLTYLAFRMVLPETVGLTVSALIPTLILAGTGALITVCIGLVAAKLGQRSGSTARGAIRLATLGYAIPGTVLALGLLQPLGQADLWFNRITMALADWRPGLILSGSMAALLYVYTIRFLAVSHSTLDAAIKKRGDAMLDAGRVLGERRLGLLLRIDLPTLMPAILSAGTLVFVEIVKELPATLLLRPLGVETLATLVYARANVGLFAQAALPALVIVLAGLIPVILATRLGDRRKV, translated from the coding sequence ATGGGCCTGCCCATTGTCTGGCTGGGTTGGTCGGCGCTGGGGTCGATCGCCTCAGGCAGCAATGGACTGGCGGCTACCATGCTGCCGACCGCCCTGCGCGAGACGGCGCTGCTGATGGGCTCGGTTGGGGTGCTGACGGGGTGTGTCGGCCTGATCGCCGCCTGGCTCGTGACGCATTACGAGTTTCCGCTGCGGCGGCTGTTCGACTGGGCGCTGGTGCTGCCGCTGGCCGTGCCCACCTATCTGGCCGCCTATTGCTATGTCGAGGTGCTGGGCTTTACCGGCCCGCTGCAGACGGCGCTGCGGGCGGTGAACGGGGCGACGACGCTGCGCGAATACTGGTTTCCCGACATCAGGAGCCAATGGGGCGCCGCGCTGGTGCTCTCAAGCGTGCTCTACCCCTATGTCTATGTGGCCTGCCGGGCGTTTTTCCTGATGCAGTCGGCCTCGCTCAATATTGCGGCCCGTACACTGGGCGCGGGCGGCATGCGCACCTTCTTCACGGTGACGCTGCCGCTGTCGCGACCGGCGCTGGTGGTGGGCGTGACGCTGGCGATGATGGAGGTGGTCAATGATCTGGGCGCGGTGCAGTATTTCGGCATCAACGCCATTACCGCGATCATCTATTCGACCTGGATCAACCGGTCCGATTTCGGCGGCGCCGCGCAGCTGGCAGTGACGGTGGTGCTGGTGATTGGCCTATTGATCGCCGCCGAACAGCGAGCCCGGCGGGACCGGGTCTATCTGGCGCGCCGCGACAGCCGGGTGCCACCGGCGCGCGAGCCGCTGGCGGGGATGCGACGCTGGAGCGCCTTTGCCTTCTGCCTGATGCTGCTGGCGCTGGGCTTTGGCATTCCCGTGGGGCAGCTGACCTATCTGGCCTTCCGCATGGTGCTGCCCGAAACGGTGGGCCTGACGGTTTCTGCCCTGATCCCGACGCTGATCCTCGCCGGTACGGGGGCGCTGATCACGGTGTGTATCGGGTTGGTGGCGGCCAAGCTGGGGCAACGCAGCGGCAGCACGGCCCGCGGCGCGATCCGGCTGGCGACGCTGGGCTATGCCATACCCGGCACGGTGCTGGCGCTAGGCCTGCTGCAGCCGCTGGGCCAGGCCGACCTGTGGTTCAACCGAATAACCATGGCGCTGGCCGACTGGCGACCCGGGCTGATCCTTTCCGGCTCGATGGCGGCGCTGCTCTATGTCTATACGATCCGCTTTCTGGCGGTGAGCCATTCGACGCTGGACGCAGCCATCAAGAAGCGCGGCGACGCCATGCTCGACGCGGGACGGGTGCTGGGCGAGCGGCGGCTGGGCCTGCTGCTGCGCATCGACCTGCCGACGTTGATGCCGGCCATCCTGAGCGCCGGCACGCTGGTCTTTGTGGAAATCGTCAAGGAATTGCCGGCGACGCTGCTGTTGCGGCCGCTGGGCGTCGAGACGCTGGCGACGCTGGTCTATGCGCGGGCAAATGTCGGACTTTTTGCCCAGGCAGCGCTTCCCGCACTGGTTATCGTGCTGGCCGGGCTTATCCCGGTCATTCTTGCTACGAGACTGGGCGATCGTAGGAAAGTATAA
- a CDS encoding ABC transporter substrate-binding protein, translated as MNKTLQAVGLAVALTGALTGMALAQPSEVRIGVALEPPALDPTAGAAEAIDIVVYQNIFEGLTRVDQNGAVQPGLASAWTISEDELTYTFTLQDGVTFHDGSTFDAEDVKFTFDRILAEDSVNAHKEFYTPITSVTVIDPLTVQMTLDHVIGRFLFDLGRGDAVIVAPESADNNANEPIGTGPFAFVQWDKGSRVVLEAYQPYWGEPVHLTKATYLFIGDTATMTNALLAGDIDGTNNFAAEALPVFESNPQFKVLVGTTEGETILTLNNSKAPFDNLKVRQAIAHAIDRQAIIDGATYGYGVPIGAPFAPHNLYYVDLTGTYPFDPEAAKALLAEAGFPDGFSATLKLPPVGYASTSGQILASQFAKVGITLELINVEWAQWIEDVYTNKDYDLTIISHVEPFDIGNYANPDYYYGYDNPDFQALIETLNGTTDEAKRKELAIEAQTILAQDAVNGYLFELAQTGVWNAKLTGMWQNSPIEGLVLRDIAWTE; from the coding sequence ATGAACAAGACGTTGCAGGCAGTCGGGCTCGCCGTGGCATTGACCGGCGCGCTGACCGGCATGGCGCTGGCCCAGCCGAGCGAAGTGCGGATCGGCGTGGCGCTGGAGCCACCGGCGCTCGATCCCACCGCCGGGGCCGCCGAAGCCATCGACATCGTCGTGTATCAGAACATCTTCGAGGGCCTGACCCGCGTGGACCAGAATGGCGCCGTGCAGCCGGGGCTGGCGAGTGCCTGGACGATCTCGGAAGACGAACTCACCTATACCTTCACGCTGCAGGACGGCGTGACCTTCCACGACGGCAGCACGTTCGATGCCGAGGACGTCAAGTTCACCTTCGATCGCATCCTGGCCGAAGACAGCGTCAATGCGCACAAGGAATTCTACACGCCCATCACCAGCGTGACAGTGATCGACCCGCTGACCGTGCAGATGACGCTCGACCATGTCATCGGGCGGTTCCTGTTCGATCTCGGTCGCGGCGACGCCGTGATCGTGGCGCCAGAGAGTGCCGACAACAATGCCAATGAGCCGATCGGCACCGGGCCATTCGCCTTCGTGCAGTGGGACAAGGGCAGCCGTGTGGTGCTCGAGGCCTACCAGCCCTATTGGGGCGAGCCCGTGCACCTGACCAAGGCAACCTATCTGTTCATCGGCGACACGGCGACGATGACCAATGCGCTATTGGCCGGCGATATCGACGGCACCAATAATTTCGCGGCCGAAGCGCTGCCGGTGTTCGAGAGCAATCCGCAGTTCAAGGTGCTGGTGGGCACGACGGAAGGCGAGACCATCCTGACGCTGAACAACAGCAAGGCGCCCTTCGACAATCTCAAGGTGCGCCAGGCCATTGCCCATGCCATCGACCGGCAGGCCATTATCGATGGCGCCACCTATGGCTATGGCGTGCCGATCGGGGCGCCGTTCGCGCCACACAACCTCTATTATGTCGACCTGACGGGCACCTATCCATTCGACCCCGAAGCCGCCAAGGCGCTGCTGGCGGAAGCCGGCTTTCCCGATGGCTTCAGCGCGACGCTGAAACTGCCACCGGTGGGCTATGCCAGCACGTCGGGCCAGATTCTGGCCAGCCAGTTTGCCAAGGTGGGCATCACGCTCGAGCTGATCAATGTGGAATGGGCACAGTGGATCGAGGACGTCTATACCAACAAGGATTATGACCTGACCATCATCAGCCATGTCGAGCCCTTCGACATTGGCAATTATGCCAACCCCGACTACTATTACGGCTATGACAATCCCGACTTCCAGGCGCTGATCGAGACCCTCAATGGCACGACCGACGAGGCCAAGCGCAAGGAACTGGCCATCGAGGCCCAGACCATCCTCGCCCAGGACGCCGTCAACGGCTATCTGTTCGAGCTGGCCCAGACCGGGGTCTGGAATGCCAAGCTCACCGGCATGTGGCAGAACTCGCCCATCGAGGGCCTGGTGCTGCGCGACATTGCCTGGACAGAGTAG
- a CDS encoding TadE/TadG family type IV pilus assembly protein has translation MRQLASLLTRFGRDERGAFAVIFGLMAIVLVALSGAVVDYVSLEQVRNRAQIALDAATLALQPEIFKTPLNIGDIKSRAQALVLDRLGTDAALSASLETPVVDVTNGTLTLEAELTVKTIFVSLVGVPELKARVKSQATRKKLALEVAFVLDNSGSMSYTGAGANGTRQRMQFLKDAANCATYTLFYDAVETKSNAPDSCVNTATAKKVENVRLAVVPFTMFVNVGAGNSSAAWIDKTGASVTSNDNFDTDDDETTLPGSPPASAVPNRLTLFGRTGVAWRGCVEARPHIKTGSTSNEYLDTDDTAPVGSNTLYVPLLSPDMADGLGAANDYLTDSPAICDRPSTAGSAQCTQTQQRTSCNSGQSNGSCTTQNAGAPTPSGQTDFTSNEKYSSAWYGPHAPSCDCRTWTSWSSYTQVSGSGNNRTFERSRNCQGGGYKPTGLSDRELQERVCKYSQTAVNDFSKGPNADCTRTAILPLTDAPATVVATINSMQAEGGTNIHEGTAWGYRVLTPSLPFDQGGAFDTATSKVLIVMTDGENTAYNLSSHCGDALRALNGNCYNSAYGLPYNSRNASTTSSSSGTVERMGTLNTANASLVNEMNTRTSQTCENAKKAGITVYTIGLATNQATQSSQATVEKMLRDCASASEKAFFPQTPGELRAVFASIANELSALRLSQ, from the coding sequence ATGCGTCAACTTGCCAGCCTGCTTACCCGCTTTGGACGCGACGAGCGCGGCGCCTTTGCCGTCATCTTCGGCCTAATGGCCATCGTGCTGGTGGCGCTGAGCGGGGCAGTGGTCGACTATGTCTCGCTCGAGCAGGTGCGCAACCGCGCCCAGATCGCGCTGGATGCGGCCACGCTGGCGTTGCAGCCGGAAATCTTCAAGACACCGCTCAATATCGGCGACATCAAGAGCCGGGCCCAGGCGCTGGTGCTGGACCGGCTGGGCACCGACGCGGCGCTTTCGGCCAGTCTCGAAACGCCTGTGGTGGATGTGACCAATGGCACGTTGACGCTCGAGGCGGAACTGACCGTCAAGACCATTTTCGTGTCGCTGGTGGGGGTTCCGGAGCTCAAGGCGCGGGTCAAATCGCAGGCGACGCGCAAGAAGCTGGCGCTGGAAGTGGCCTTCGTGCTCGATAATTCGGGCTCGATGTCCTATACCGGCGCTGGCGCCAATGGCACCAGACAGCGCATGCAGTTCCTCAAGGACGCGGCCAACTGCGCCACCTATACGCTGTTCTACGACGCGGTCGAAACCAAGTCGAATGCGCCCGACAGCTGCGTCAACACCGCGACCGCCAAGAAGGTGGAAAATGTCCGCCTCGCCGTGGTGCCCTTCACCATGTTCGTCAATGTCGGCGCCGGCAACTCCAGCGCCGCCTGGATCGACAAAACGGGCGCGTCGGTCACCTCAAATGACAATTTCGACACCGATGATGATGAAACCACGCTGCCAGGCAGCCCGCCGGCGTCTGCGGTCCCTAATCGCTTGACACTATTTGGTCGGACCGGGGTGGCCTGGCGCGGCTGCGTCGAAGCGCGTCCGCACATCAAGACCGGTTCAACAAGCAACGAATATCTGGATACCGACGATACCGCCCCCGTGGGGAGCAACACGCTTTATGTGCCCCTGCTGTCGCCTGACATGGCTGATGGTCTGGGCGCTGCCAATGACTATCTGACGGACAGCCCCGCCATTTGTGACAGGCCTTCGACGGCTGGCTCGGCCCAGTGCACACAGACCCAGCAGAGGACAAGCTGCAACAGCGGCCAATCTAACGGTTCCTGCACCACGCAGAACGCCGGTGCACCGACGCCTTCCGGCCAGACTGATTTTACGAGCAATGAGAAGTATAGCTCCGCGTGGTATGGCCCGCACGCACCGAGTTGCGACTGCCGGACCTGGACAAGCTGGAGCAGCTACACGCAGGTCAGCGGCAGCGGCAATAACCGCACGTTCGAGCGGTCGCGCAACTGCCAAGGTGGCGGATACAAACCCACCGGCCTTTCGGACCGCGAGCTGCAGGAACGCGTGTGCAAGTATAGCCAGACGGCAGTCAACGACTTCTCGAAGGGCCCCAATGCCGACTGCACGCGCACGGCCATCCTGCCACTGACGGATGCGCCGGCGACCGTCGTCGCGACTATCAACAGCATGCAGGCGGAAGGCGGGACCAATATCCACGAGGGCACCGCGTGGGGCTATCGGGTGCTGACGCCCAGCCTGCCCTTCGACCAGGGCGGCGCCTTCGACACGGCCACCTCCAAGGTGCTGATCGTGATGACCGACGGCGAGAACACGGCCTATAACCTGAGCAGCCATTGCGGCGACGCCCTACGCGCGCTCAACGGCAACTGCTACAATTCAGCCTATGGCTTGCCGTATAATTCGCGCAATGCCAGCACGACGTCCTCAAGCAGCGGCACTGTCGAGCGCATGGGCACGCTGAACACCGCCAATGCCTCTCTGGTCAACGAGATGAACACGCGCACCAGCCAGACTTGCGAGAATGCCAAGAAGGCCGGCATCACCGTCTATACGATCGGACTGGCGACCAACCAGGCGACGCAGAGCAGCCAGGCGACAGTGGAAAAGATGCTGCGCGACTGCGCCAGCGCCAGCGAGAAGGCGTTTTTTCCCCAGACCCCGGGCGAATTGCGGGCGGTGTTTGCCAGCATTGCCAACGAGCTGTCAGCACTTCGGCTATCGCAGTGA
- a CDS encoding sensor histidine kinase: MNAEWTTLPHAPRVLQHADDPRPAWLWSHDGLTLIWQNRAAGLFLAKLKKHGLKLAPPAVPIKGQVARNIRLGSPGRTSLARIQFLAGDKPTSSTCATTPLTWQDGQSALLIVGVDAITDEIMAAAAEAQAQRQDEDSGMLPRDAGMATAAPDDEAAVDAPMPDEPVADGGETPAPYENDAGLSDAAAWTAEDDHGSTEPEASRPDESEEAAADARDDSAYAQELDSWRAADQDGPPALSLVDTAPAAEAMPQAEDEAVAEAGAESNPASSRLSRLVDRMAADEALYAPLTEADDGLVASAPEQADAPGAPLADDTVPETTGSLFKVTGRGFIADDVVAEAQTDADADLADLSRLDAADDTAAPEEPDAAERLSAALAEIAPPPTTDPEIVERVSRYNFDELSRILNDRVGEGSQTPQPAMPTAQRGALINLGGETLVLNRLPLGILVFRDQQVLFANRAITEMVGYDSVEALRQAGLAAVFPAAGPEGQEAGPVNHLVQRDGTMVPVTARLQSISWHGRPALMLSASTTEVRTGHEGAVNAFAQALAEVRGDGFFEATRTGVISRLTPKAAALLGQTGLVDGKPLTGVIAGGEVAALRNFLDRPARFAETERPWLTLQSSSGRAEITLFAQGQAGVVTGYFGLVRGREAVPVRLAGPSDVDPALLGRISRGIRRPLNSIIGFADLIGASAGAADTAQLLAYARDISAAGQDIAALVDELEDYARLRDGRYLPQRASIDLTELLESCVLRIRQQASNARVFVRNAISESLPRLIADRASLEQAVLNLLASAIDQSPNGGAVVISAQPADNGGIAVHVRDNSVNAVDMAERFVVFRDGVDRDGKMRAPVRSSVGLALTRSLLAVNAFSLTVDPAGEQGMLFTLKIPADLVERDEATDIAE; encoded by the coding sequence ATGAATGCTGAGTGGACCACATTGCCCCATGCACCGCGTGTGCTGCAGCATGCCGATGACCCGCGGCCGGCCTGGCTATGGTCCCATGACGGGCTGACGCTGATCTGGCAGAACCGGGCCGCCGGGCTGTTTCTGGCCAAGCTGAAAAAGCATGGGTTGAAGCTGGCGCCCCCAGCCGTGCCGATCAAGGGACAGGTGGCGCGCAATATAAGGCTGGGCTCGCCTGGCCGCACCAGCCTGGCGCGTATCCAGTTCCTGGCCGGCGACAAGCCGACATCGAGCACCTGCGCCACTACACCGCTGACCTGGCAGGATGGCCAGAGCGCGCTGCTGATTGTCGGCGTGGACGCGATCACCGATGAGATCATGGCCGCGGCCGCGGAGGCCCAGGCCCAACGTCAGGATGAAGACAGCGGGATGCTGCCGCGGGACGCCGGGATGGCGACTGCAGCGCCGGATGACGAGGCGGCCGTGGACGCGCCCATGCCGGATGAGCCTGTGGCAGATGGCGGCGAAACGCCGGCACCCTATGAGAACGATGCGGGACTGTCCGATGCGGCAGCGTGGACGGCGGAAGATGACCACGGCTCGACCGAGCCAGAAGCATCGCGCCCGGACGAATCCGAGGAAGCTGCAGCTGATGCGCGGGATGATTCGGCCTATGCGCAGGAACTCGACAGCTGGCGCGCCGCCGACCAGGATGGCCCGCCGGCGCTGAGCCTGGTGGACACCGCGCCGGCAGCCGAGGCTATGCCGCAGGCCGAGGACGAGGCGGTCGCGGAAGCTGGCGCAGAGTCCAACCCGGCCAGCAGCCGGCTAAGCCGCCTGGTGGACAGGATGGCCGCGGACGAGGCGCTCTATGCGCCGCTGACCGAGGCGGATGATGGCCTGGTGGCGAGCGCCCCCGAGCAAGCCGATGCGCCCGGGGCGCCGCTGGCCGATGACACGGTGCCGGAGACGACCGGCAGCCTGTTCAAGGTGACCGGACGCGGCTTCATTGCCGATGACGTGGTGGCGGAAGCGCAGACGGACGCCGATGCGGATCTTGCCGATCTGAGCCGGCTCGACGCTGCCGATGACACCGCCGCGCCGGAAGAACCGGACGCGGCAGAACGGCTGAGCGCGGCGCTGGCCGAAATTGCGCCGCCGCCCACAACCGATCCGGAAATCGTCGAACGGGTGTCACGCTACAATTTCGACGAGCTGTCGCGCATTCTCAATGACCGCGTCGGCGAGGGCAGCCAGACGCCGCAGCCGGCCATGCCCACCGCGCAGCGCGGGGCGCTGATCAATCTGGGCGGCGAAACGCTGGTGCTCAACCGGCTGCCACTGGGCATTCTGGTGTTCCGCGACCAGCAGGTGCTGTTTGCCAACCGGGCCATCACCGAAATGGTGGGCTATGACTCGGTCGAGGCGCTGCGCCAGGCCGGGCTGGCTGCCGTCTTCCCCGCTGCCGGCCCCGAGGGGCAGGAGGCCGGGCCGGTCAACCATCTGGTGCAGCGCGACGGCACCATGGTGCCGGTGACCGCGCGGCTGCAGTCGATCTCCTGGCATGGGCGCCCTGCCCTGATGCTGTCGGCCAGCACGACCGAAGTGCGGACGGGACACGAAGGCGCCGTCAATGCCTTTGCCCAAGCGCTCGCCGAAGTCCGCGGCGACGGATTTTTCGAGGCGACGCGGACCGGCGTCATCAGCCGCTTGACGCCCAAGGCGGCGGCGCTGCTGGGCCAGACCGGCCTCGTCGACGGCAAACCGCTGACCGGCGTGATCGCTGGCGGCGAGGTGGCGGCGCTGCGCAACTTTCTCGACCGGCCGGCGCGCTTTGCCGAAACGGAACGGCCGTGGTTGACGCTGCAGTCGAGCTCGGGGCGGGCCGAAATCACCCTGTTTGCGCAAGGCCAGGCCGGCGTGGTGACGGGCTATTTCGGGCTGGTGCGCGGCCGCGAAGCGGTGCCGGTGCGACTGGCCGGCCCGAGCGATGTCGACCCGGCCCTGCTGGGCCGGATCAGCCGCGGCATCCGCCGGCCGCTCAACTCGATCATCGGCTTTGCCGACCTGATCGGCGCCAGTGCGGGCGCGGCGGACACCGCCCAATTGCTGGCCTATGCGCGCGATATCAGCGCCGCCGGGCAGGACATTGCCGCGCTGGTCGATGAGCTGGAAGACTATGCAAGGCTGCGTGACGGCCGCTATCTGCCGCAGCGCGCCAGCATCGACCTGACCGAACTGCTGGAAAGCTGCGTGCTGCGCATCCGCCAGCAGGCCAGCAATGCCCGCGTGTTCGTGCGCAATGCCATTTCGGAATCCCTGCCCCGGCTGATCGCCGATCGCGCCTCGCTGGAGCAGGCGGTGCTCAACCTGTTGGCCAGCGCCATCGACCAGAGCCCCAATGGCGGGGCGGTGGTGATATCGGCGCAGCCCGCAGACAATGGCGGGATTGCCGTGCATGTGCGCGACAATTCGGTCAATGCCGTGGACATGGCAGAGCGCTTCGTGGTGTTCCGCGACGGGGTGGACCGCGACGGCAAAATGCGGGCGCCGGTGCGCTCCAGCGTCGGGCTGGCGCTGACGCGCTCGCTGCTGGCGGTCAATGCCTTTTCACTGACGGTCGATCCGGCGGGCGAGCAGGGCATGCTGTTCACGCTCAAGATTCCCGCCGATCTGGTGGAGCGCGACGAGGCCACCGACATTGCCGAATAG
- a CDS encoding extracellular solute-binding protein, with the protein MTHSTRLAAALLTSVVMAGAAVPSFAQSGEVNIYSYREQSLLQPLLDRFSAETGIKANVLYAGDGLLERLAAEGELSPADVVLTVDIGNLVGAEEQGLTQPITNPALAERVPAAFRDDDSNWTALSLRSRVFYVSKERVDATALTYEDIAGPEWKGRLCTRPGDHAYNIGLIAHYIAVNGEDKAREWLTKVRDNLAFAPDGNDRGQVKNILDGTCDLAIVNTYYMGAMLNNEAEPEQKDWANAARIIYPNAEEDGTQVNVAGGFIAKNAPNVDNANTLIGFLLSDEAQGIYADTNYEFPVVASAPINDLVLSWGTLKPSPVPLTEVAANRGAAAALVDELRFNEGPQN; encoded by the coding sequence ATGACCCATTCCACACGCCTTGCGGCCGCCCTGCTGACCTCGGTCGTCATGGCTGGCGCCGCTGTCCCAAGCTTTGCCCAGAGCGGGGAAGTCAATATCTACAGCTATCGCGAGCAGAGCCTGCTGCAGCCGCTGCTGGACCGGTTCAGCGCCGAGACGGGCATCAAGGCCAATGTGCTCTATGCCGGCGACGGCCTCTTGGAGCGCCTGGCGGCCGAGGGCGAGCTGTCGCCCGCCGACGTGGTGCTGACGGTCGATATCGGCAATCTGGTCGGTGCCGAAGAGCAGGGCCTGACGCAGCCCATCACCAATCCGGCGCTGGCCGAGCGCGTGCCGGCCGCCTTCCGCGATGACGACAGCAACTGGACGGCGCTGTCGCTGCGCAGCCGCGTGTTCTATGTGTCCAAGGAGCGGGTCGACGCCACGGCGCTGACCTATGAGGATATTGCCGGGCCCGAATGGAAGGGGCGCCTGTGCACCCGCCCTGGCGACCATGCCTACAATATCGGCTTGATTGCCCATTACATCGCCGTCAATGGCGAGGACAAGGCCCGCGAATGGCTGACCAAGGTGCGCGACAATCTGGCCTTCGCTCCCGACGGCAATGACCGCGGTCAGGTCAAGAACATCCTCGACGGCACCTGTGACCTGGCGATCGTCAATACCTACTATATGGGCGCCATGCTCAACAACGAGGCCGAGCCGGAGCAGAAGGACTGGGCCAATGCTGCCCGGATCATCTACCCCAATGCCGAGGAAGATGGCACCCAGGTGAACGTGGCCGGTGGCTTCATCGCCAAGAATGCCCCGAACGTGGACAATGCCAACACGCTGATCGGCTTCCTGCTGTCGGACGAGGCCCAGGGCATCTATGCCGACACCAATTACGAGTTCCCGGTGGTGGCCAGCGCGCCGATCAACGATCTGGTGCTCAGCTGGGGTACATTGAAGCCATCGCCCGTGCCGCTGACCGAAGTGGCCGCCAATCGCGGCGCTGCGGCAGCGCTGGTCGATGAGCTGCGCTTCAACGAAGGCCCGCAGAACTAG